Proteins from one Microbacterium proteolyticum genomic window:
- a CDS encoding Fur family transcriptional regulator — protein sequence MLDDRTDTPADALLRGAGLRVTATRVAVLGALRSRPHATADDVFDTIRETLPGTSMQSVYNALGDFADAGLARRIEPAGHPGMFELRVGDNHHHVVCTGCGRVDDVDCVVGAAPCLHVPEGSGFLIETAEVTFWGVCPDCRASNEAEKPRGSR from the coding sequence ATGCTCGACGATCGGACGGATACCCCCGCGGACGCGCTGCTGCGCGGCGCGGGGCTGCGGGTCACCGCGACGCGCGTCGCGGTCCTGGGGGCTTTGCGCTCCCGCCCGCACGCCACCGCCGACGACGTCTTCGACACCATCCGGGAGACCCTGCCCGGAACCAGCATGCAGTCGGTCTACAACGCCCTCGGCGACTTCGCCGATGCGGGGTTGGCGCGGCGCATCGAGCCCGCCGGACACCCCGGCATGTTCGAGCTGCGGGTCGGGGACAACCACCACCACGTCGTGTGCACCGGCTGCGGCCGGGTCGACGACGTGGACTGCGTCGTGGGCGCCGCACCGTGCCTGCACGTGCCGGAGGGGAGCGGTTTCCTCATCGAGACCGCCGAGGTGACGTTCTGGGGCGTCTGTCCCGACTGTCGAGCATCGAACGAAGCCGAAAAACCGAGAGGATCCCGATGA
- the katG gene encoding catalase/peroxidase HPI, translated as MSDALNGCPVFPDGAAPDDNRLPVGEAPADSEPAGALPHPTRGSANRVWWPDSLNVKILAKNNEKRDPLGADFDYAAAFEALDLDAVKKDIQQALTTSQDWWPADFGHYGPLIIRMAWHSAGTYRVTDGRGGAGAGMQRFAPLNSWPDNVNLDKARRLLWPIKKKYGQSISWADLMILAGNVALEDMGFPTFGFAGGRADVWEPDDDVYWGPETTWLGDERYTGNRDLEKPLAAVQMGLIYVNPEGPNGTPDPQLSAHDIRETFGRMAMNDEETVALIAGGHTFGKTHGAASDSHVGPNPEAGDIEDQGFGWKSDFGSGKGDDTISSGLEVTWTYHPTRWDNEFFHILFAYEWELFQSPAGAHQWRPVNGGGEGLVPLAHSEGRREPRMLTSDLALRVDPAYEKISRRFAEDPAAFQDAFARAWFKLTHRDMGPRARYLGSEVPAEVLDWQDPVPAVDHPLIDAADAAALKQRILDSGLSVAQLVTTTWAAASTFRGSDKRGGVNGARIRLEPQKSWTVNNPEQLASVLSVLENVKAEFDAQAADGKKVSIADLIVLAGNAGVEQAARAGGVEVEVPFTPGRTDATQEQTDVDSFRWLEPIADGFRNYASRETRLPAEYLLLDKANLLTLTAPETTVLVGGLRAIGANWDGSDWGVFTATPGALTNDVFVNLLDLGTTWKPLDSGKHAFEGTKDGSGEKVGIGTRVDLVFGSNSELRALAEVYASDDAKVKFVHDFVAAWRKVTELDRFDLV; from the coding sequence ATGAGCGACGCTCTGAACGGGTGCCCCGTCTTCCCCGACGGTGCCGCCCCCGACGACAACCGGCTGCCGGTGGGCGAAGCCCCCGCCGACAGCGAGCCGGCCGGCGCCCTGCCCCACCCGACCCGCGGGTCGGCCAACCGCGTGTGGTGGCCCGACAGCCTGAACGTGAAGATCCTCGCGAAGAACAACGAGAAGCGCGACCCGCTGGGGGCCGACTTCGACTACGCCGCCGCGTTCGAAGCCCTTGACCTGGATGCCGTGAAGAAGGACATCCAGCAGGCGCTCACGACGTCGCAGGACTGGTGGCCCGCCGACTTCGGTCACTACGGCCCCCTCATCATCCGCATGGCGTGGCACAGCGCCGGCACGTACCGCGTCACCGACGGCCGCGGCGGTGCCGGTGCCGGCATGCAGCGGTTCGCGCCGCTGAACAGCTGGCCCGACAACGTCAACCTCGACAAGGCCCGCCGCCTCCTCTGGCCCATCAAGAAGAAGTACGGGCAGTCGATCTCGTGGGCCGACCTCATGATCCTCGCCGGCAACGTCGCGCTGGAGGACATGGGCTTCCCGACCTTCGGCTTCGCCGGCGGACGCGCCGACGTCTGGGAGCCCGACGACGACGTGTACTGGGGTCCCGAGACCACCTGGCTCGGCGACGAGCGCTACACCGGGAACCGCGACCTCGAGAAGCCTCTCGCCGCGGTGCAGATGGGTCTCATCTACGTCAACCCCGAGGGCCCCAACGGCACCCCCGACCCGCAGCTCTCGGCGCACGACATCCGCGAGACGTTCGGTCGCATGGCCATGAACGACGAGGAGACGGTCGCCCTCATCGCCGGCGGTCACACCTTCGGCAAGACGCACGGTGCGGCCAGCGACAGCCACGTCGGCCCCAACCCCGAGGCCGGTGACATCGAGGACCAGGGCTTCGGCTGGAAGAGCGACTTCGGTTCCGGCAAGGGCGACGACACGATCTCGAGTGGACTCGAGGTCACGTGGACCTACCACCCCACCCGCTGGGACAACGAGTTCTTCCACATCCTGTTCGCCTACGAGTGGGAGCTCTTCCAGAGCCCCGCCGGCGCGCACCAGTGGCGTCCCGTCAACGGCGGGGGCGAGGGCCTCGTTCCTCTGGCCCACTCCGAGGGCCGCCGCGAGCCGCGCATGCTCACGAGCGACCTCGCGCTGCGCGTCGACCCGGCGTACGAGAAGATCTCGCGTCGCTTCGCCGAGGACCCGGCGGCGTTCCAGGATGCCTTCGCCCGCGCGTGGTTCAAGCTGACCCATCGCGACATGGGACCCCGCGCCCGGTACCTCGGGTCCGAGGTCCCGGCCGAGGTGCTCGACTGGCAGGACCCCGTGCCCGCGGTCGACCACCCGCTCATCGACGCGGCCGACGCCGCGGCGCTGAAGCAGCGGATCCTCGACAGCGGCCTGTCGGTGGCGCAGCTCGTGACCACGACGTGGGCGGCGGCCTCGACCTTCCGCGGCAGCGACAAGCGCGGCGGCGTCAACGGCGCGCGCATCCGCCTCGAGCCGCAGAAGAGCTGGACGGTCAACAACCCCGAGCAGCTGGCATCCGTGCTCTCGGTCCTGGAGAACGTCAAGGCCGAGTTCGACGCGCAGGCGGCGGACGGTAAGAAGGTCTCGATCGCCGACCTGATCGTGCTCGCCGGCAACGCCGGCGTCGAGCAGGCCGCGCGGGCCGGTGGCGTCGAGGTCGAGGTGCCCTTCACCCCGGGCCGCACCGACGCGACGCAGGAGCAGACCGACGTCGACTCGTTCCGCTGGCTCGAGCCGATCGCCGACGGCTTCCGCAACTACGCCTCGCGCGAGACGCGGCTCCCCGCCGAGTACCTGCTGCTCGACAAGGCGAACCTGCTGACGCTCACGGCGCCCGAGACGACGGTGCTCGTCGGCGGCCTCCGCGCGATCGGCGCGAACTGGGACGGCTCGGACTGGGGCGTGTTCACCGCGACCCCCGGCGCGCTGACCAACGACGTGTTCGTCAACCTCCTCGACCTCGGCACGACGTGGAAGCCGCTGGACTCCGGCAAGCACGCGTTCGAGGGCACGAAGGACGGCTCGGGCGAGAAGGTCGGCATCGGCACGCGCGTCGACCTCGTGTTCGGCTCGAACTCGGAGCTCCGTGCGCTCGCCGAGGTCTACGCCTCCGACGACGCGAAGGTGAAGTTCGTGCACGACTTCGTCGCCGCGTGGCGCAAGGTCACCGAGCTCGACCGGTTCGACCTGGTCTGA